The Aspergillus luchuensis IFO 4308 DNA, chromosome 7, nearly complete sequence genome has a segment encoding these proteins:
- the NDC80 gene encoding kinetochore-associated Ndc80 complex subunit NDC80 (BUSCO:EOG092619RJ;~COG:D;~EggNog:ENOG410PG2Z;~InterPro:IPR005550,IPR038273;~PFAM:PF03801;~go_component: GO:0031262 - Ndc80 complex [Evidence IEA];~go_process: GO:0051315 - attachment of mitotic spindle microtubules to kinetochore [Evidence IEA]): MSQDTGLFSIRRPRESMAMGSQNYSALPQPSSALKRTSSIGYQNPPFTSQHTRMSLLNSASRPQQPNFQRSSSGGGFGADAGLSSVRRSVSSNMFHGPSVGRPSFAPGPMSSQSTAGSQGLQRRSSVFSRPSVGGAMGHHSFFTQVPSVAGVPRDPRPLRDRSFQARIGQELLEYLTHNNFELEMKHSLGQNTLRSPTQKDFNYIFQWLYHRIDPGYKFQKSMDAEVPPILKQLRYPYEKGITKSQIAAVGGQNWPTFLGMLHWLMQLAQMMDRYLLGEYDEACAEMGVDVSGDRIIFRFLTSAYHDWLQGGEDEDDATAEKRLVPHVEMMAQEFERGNEKYVQEMESLEAENRALRDQIEEMEKNAPDMAKLDKHFRILEDDKRKFEDYNQNVQGKIEKYETRIKFLDDELKKTEDDLQAAEEERAGLQASVDQQGLTIQDIDRMNTERERLQRNLDDTVNRLEETHARVMAKEAEASRKLEDLEEIVKVYNTLGYQNSLIPSSAVNAKGEDYELSLNVNESNFSASQVGGLANRISTDGDRLLADPFTGYHPAHLLNLDLRGIVRSNLQALRKEINERRKRAIDDDLERRNLLDNIKEAMDEKRSEVEALEHKARAAEEEFERLKEVTTTQKLASDAQIEKMEKELAKMRATLGESVQLMEQREMNTNIEYEQLTLRANALREELHTNVESMLNDVIRFKVHVQKGLEDYESFVVDEVEQELGGDMQYADEDVEMGVDEEEEL, from the exons ATGTCGCAGGATACAGGATTGTTCAGCATCAGGCGCCCCCGCGAG TCTATGGCGATGGGTAGCCAAAATTACTCTGCTCTTCCGCAACCTTCCTCGGCCTTGAAGCGCACCAGCTCAATCGGATACCAGAACCCTCCTTTCACGTCTCAGCACACGCGTATGTCGCTTCTCAACTCCGCCAGTCGTCCTCAACAGCCCAACTTCCAGCGGTCCTCTTCAGGTGGAGGCTTTGGTGCCGATGCCGGTCTCTCATCAGTCAGACGCTCCGTCTCCAGTAACATGTTCCATGGCCCTAGTGTCGGGCGCCCAAGCTTTGCTCCCGGCCCGATGTCGTCGCAAAGCACAGCAGGATCGCAAGGATTGCAACGAAGGAGTAGTGTATTCTCACGACCATCCGTGGGTGGCGCCATGGGTCaccattctttctttactCAAGTTCCGTCAGTTGCTGGTGTTCCCAGAGACCCACGGCCGCTCAGGGATAGGTCTTTCCAAGCTCGCATTGGACAAGAGCTGTTGGAATACTTGACGCATAACAATTTTGAGCTCGAAATGAAGCATTCACTGGGGCAGAATACCTTACGCTCTCCTACACAAAAAGATTTCAACTACATTTTCCAGTGGCTGTATCATCGCATTGATCCTGGATACAAATTTCAGAAGAGCATGGACGCGGAGGTTCCACCCATTCTCAAGCAACTACGTTATCCCTACGAAAAGGGTATCACCAAGTCGCAGATTGCGGCTGTGGGAGGCCAGAACTGGCCGACATTCCTCGGTATGCTGCACTGGCTTATGCAACTGGCCCAGATGATGGACAGATATCTGCTTGGAGAATATGATGAAGCGTGCGCAGAGATGGGAGTCGATGTGTCCGGTGACCGGATTATCTTCCGTTTCCTGACAAGTGCCTACCATGATTGGCTGCAAGgcggggaagatgaggatgacgcAACAGCAGAGAAGAGACTGGTCCCTCACGTTGAGATGATGGCCCAGGAGTTTGAGAGAGGAAATGAGAAATACGTTCAAGAGATGGAATCTTTGGAAGCCGAAAACCGAGCGCTACGTGACCAGAtcgaagagatggagaagaatgCTCCGGATATGGCCAAGTTGGACAAGCATTTCAGGATTCTGGAGGACGACAAGAGGAAGTTTGAGGACTACAACCAGAATGTCCAGGGCAAGATCGAGAAATATGAGACCCGCATCAAATTCTTAGACGACGAGCTCAAAAAGACGGAAGATGACCTGCAAGCCGCCGAAGAGGAGCGGGCTGGGCTTCAGGCCAGTGTTGACCAACAAGGCCTGACAATCCAGGATATCGACCGCATGAACACAGAACGTGAACGCCTGCAGAGAAATCTTGACGATACGGTCAACCGACTGGAAGAAACCCACGCGCGGGTCATGGCAAAGGAGGCCGAGGCTAGTAGGAAACTCGAAGATTTGGAGGAAATCGTCAAAGTCTACAACACGCTCGGATACCAGAATAGCTTGATTCCTTCGTCAGCTGTCAATGCCAAGGGCGAAGATTACGAACTTAGTCTCAACGTCAACGAGAGCAATTTCTCCGCTTCTCAGGTCGGTGGTCTAGCGAACCGAATCTCAACCGATGGAGATCGCCTATTGGCGGACCCGTTCACCGGTTATCACCCAGCACATTTGCTCAACCTCGATCTCCGCGGAATCGTGCGCAGCAATCTGCAGGCCCTCCGGAAGGAGATCAACGAGCGCCGGAAGCGTGccattgatgatgacttggAAAGACGCAATCTCCTGGACAACATCAAGGAAGCAATGGACGAGAAGCGAAGCGAGGTTGAGGCTCTGGAGCACAAGGCACGTGCCGCTGAAGAGGAATTCGAGCGGCTCAAGGAGGTCACCACCACGCAGAAGCTCGCGTCGGATGCACAgattgagaagatggagaaggagctgGCCAAGATGCGAGCCACGTTGGGCGAAAGCGTTCAATTGATGGAGCAGCGCGAGATGAATACGAACATTGAGTATGAGCAGTTGACTCTCCGCGCTAACGCGTTGAGAGAGGAGCTGCACACCAATGTGGAAAGCATGCTGAACGATGTCATCCGCTTCAAGGTCCATGTCCAAAAGGGCTTGGAAGACTACGAGAGCTTCGTTGTCGACGAGGTCGAGCAGGAATTGGGTGGTGACATGCAGTATGCAGATGAGGACGTTGAGATGGGagttgacgaggaggaggagctctaA
- a CDS encoding putative acid phosphatase (COG:O;~EggNog:ENOG410PGIB;~InterPro:IPR027746,IPR036523,IPR002828,IPR004344;~PFAM:PF01975,PF03133;~go_function: GO:0016787 - hydrolase activity [Evidence IEA];~go_process: GO:0006464 - cellular protein modification process [Evidence IEA]), which yields MHILVVNDDGPPSNQSSPYIHSFVQSLQSAGHIVSVVLPHQQRSWIGKAHLIGAAVKPTYFRPGTLHKDDGTTHEFPHGMNEGDDDNYDGDEWILVDSTPASCVQIGLYHYFQDRGPIDLVVSGPNYGRNSTALFALSSGTIGGAMEAAVCGKPAIALSYAFSSRDHDPVVIAEASRHAVRLIEYLHKNWADGVDLYTVNVPLEPGVSQNKVLYTNMLDNRWSSGSCFRAVDASASANTPEKQEHDVRHQTVPAGEKAPSAVDGTTPLKRSRIQHKHFEWAPNFSDVYRSVEEGAPGNDGWAVKEGMTSVTPLRANFMHTPGIKGEITLPDNNTEPTFYSLVDSDDSYVQSLMERALQRRLGNGQCRAISSLADLPSRTTPIFQYREYERLDFEHVMMHTSTSLANAYIIRKALIRKHYLSNTVINWVTKHPDSVLAKHFKPGFDFELDYAEFLDDALLEAYELRDSLAKNETLPDEEKEWWILKPGMSDRGQGIRLFNSEDGLREIFEEWEVPDSDDESGSERPEPEEEDDDNHGVVTSQLRHFIAQPYIDPPLLIPSSHNRKFHIRTYVLAVGSLKIYVFKEMLALFAAKPYCPPFEDEDEVTDLARHLTNTCFQENGRANPDSVRRFWNLEDYVPGLSDTWKQNVFDQICAVSGEIFEAAARGMMVHFQTLPNAFELFGVDFLVDKKGNAWLLELNAYPDFAQTGEDLKELVVGRLFEETVDVAVKPFFGLQEDGDVSKGTEMLKLVRDVDLGRKA from the exons ATGCATATCTTA GTTGTCAACGACGACGGCCCGCCGTCCAACCAGTCCTCGCCGTACATCCATTCCTTCGTCCAATCGTTGCAGTCTGCCGGGCACATTGTATCTGTCGTTCTCCCCCACCAGCAGCGATCATGGATCGGTAAAGCCCACTTGATCGGGGCCGCCGTGAAGCCAACCTACTTCCGTCCCGGTACTCTGCACAAAGACGATGGGACCACACACGAATTCCCTCATGGCATGAACGAGGGCGATGATGACAACTACGATGGAGATGAATGGATTCTTGTGGACTCCACACCGGCCAGCTGTGTTCAGATTGGCCTGTACCACTACTTCCAAGACCGTGGCCCGATTGACCTCGTGGTGTCCGGTCCGAACTACGGCCGGAATTCAACTGCTCTCTTCGCCCTGTCCAGTGGAACCATTGGCGGTGCTATGGAGGCAGCAGTCTGCGGTAAGCCCGCTATCGCACTGTCGTACGCCTTTAGCTCCAGAGACCATGATCCCGTTGTCATCGCGGAGGCATCGCGTCATGCCGTTCGGTTAATCGAGTACCTCCACAAGAATTGGGCCGACGGTGTGGATCTATATACTGTCAATGTCCCCCTGGAGCCTGGTGTGAGCCAGAACAAGGTGCTGTACACCAACATGCTTGATAACCGCTGGTCATCGGGCAGCTGTTTTCGCGCGGTCGATGCCTCGGCCTCGGCCAATACGCCTGAGAAGCAGGAGCACGACGTGCGACACCAGACTGTGCCCGCGGGAGAGAAGGCGCCATCAGCCGTGGATGGAACGACCCCATTGAAGAGATCTCGCATCCAACACAAACACTTCGAGTGGGCGCCAAACTTCTCGGACGTGTACAGAAgtgtggaggagggtgcTCCAGGGAACGACGGCTGGGCTGTCAAGGAGGGCATGACCAG TGTTACGCCGCTTCGGGCCAATTTCATGCATACACCTGGAATTAAAGGAGAGATTACGCT ACCGGATAATAACACTGAGCCTACCTTCTATTCTCTCGTCGACAGCGACGACTCCTATGTCCAGAGTCTGATGGAGCGGGCGCTCCAGCGTCGTCTTGGAAATGGTCAATGTCGCGCCATTTCATCTCTCGCTGACCTTCCCTCTCGCACTACGCCTATCTTCCAGTACCGCGAATACGAACGGCTAGACTTCGAGCATGTCATGATGCACACCTCCACCTCTCTCGCCAACGCCTACATCATCCGCAAAGCCCTCATCCGCAAACACTACCTGTCCAACACCGTCATCAACTGGGTAACGAAACACCCGGACAGCGTCCTAGCCAAGCACTTCAAGCCCGGCTTCGACTTCGAGCTCGACTACGCCGAATTCCTCGACGACGCCCTCCTCGAGGCCTACGAGCTACGCGACAGCCTCGCCAAGAACGAAACCCTCCCCgacgaagaaaaagaatggTGGATTCTCAAACCCGGCATGAGCGACCGCGGCCAAGGTATCCGCCTCTTCAACAGCGAAGACGGGCTGCGCGAGATCTTCGAAGAATGGGAAGTGCCCGACTCCGACGATGAAAGCGGCTCCGAGCGTCCAGagcccgaagaagaagacgacgacaacCACGGCGTGGTGACCTCCCAACTCCGCCACTTCATCGCCCAACCCTACATCGACCCCCCACTgctcatcccctcctcccacaacCGCAAATTCCACATCCGCACCTACGTCCTCGCCGTCGGCTCCCTCAAAATCTACGTCTTCAAGGAAATGctcgccctcttcgccgcAAAACCCTACTGTCCTCCcttcgaagacgaagacgaagtcACCGACCTCGCCCGTCATCTCACCAACACCTGTTTCCAGGAAAACGGCCGCGCTAACCCTGACAGCGTCCGCCGCTTCTGGAACCTAGAGGACTACGTCCCCGGTCTCAGCGATACATGGAAACAGAACGTCTTTGATCAAATTTGCGCCGTGAGTGGCGAGATCTTCGAGGCTGCGGCGAGGGGCATGATGGTGCATTTCCAGACTCTGCCGAATGCGTTTGAGCTCTTCGGTGTGGACTTTTTGGTCGATAAGAAGGGTAATGCTTGGTTGCTGGAGTTGAATGCTTATCCGGATTTCGCCCAGACTGGAGAGGACCTGAAGGAGTTGGTTGTGGGCAGGTTGTTTGAGGAGACGGTCGATGTGGCTGTTAAGCCGTTCTTTGGGTtgcaggaggatggggatgtgagTAAGGGGACGGAGATGTTGAAGTTGGTTAGGGATGTGGATTTGGGGAGGAAGGCTTAA
- a CDS encoding aminoglycoside phosphotransferase family protein (COG:S;~EggNog:ENOG410PKPP;~InterPro:IPR011009,IPR002575;~PFAM:PF01636), whose translation MNRSPTAPICRYSRIKYTQKALKQPCRSLSRASTLYYNATPASRTSSQTDWNNHDEFFKFTRGRFLVDEAINRRMREIQFDMNSLARVAAESVGATHCTSIQKYPDGMFNKAFLMSMDNGREVVAKVPNPNAGIPHLTTASEVATMDFARNVLETPVPRVYTWNSHAQSHPVGAEFIIMEKAAGVPLSHVWETLKLPQKLQVLLAMISLQKKWLSVSFSHYGSLYYAKDIQVSPPEDTHYTKNGKAIKHTQFAIGPTTGRDWCDASRSRLNIDRGPWSDILQFLQAVVTRETKAIQSLHPPKQLALFCGPKLYQPCPQTKLTTLSHYLQISESLIPKDTALTTPHLWHNDLHDDNIFIDPQNPETITSVIDWQSTHISPLFTHNPDPAFLDWADGLEPETLDLLPRPNLSGLTPQERAAAVREYTTQNLFIGWRKLTRAKNPALYRAIEFRKTPAYGLIFLAHRMFEYGKAHFMSLLVDMKDH comes from the exons ATGAACCGATCTCCAACCGCGCCTATTTGTCGGTACAGTCGTATCAAATACACCCAAAAAGCCCTAAAGCAACCATGCCGCTCACTCTCAAGAGCATCAACGCTCTACTACAATGCCACTCCTGCCAGCAGAACCTCCTCTCAGACAG ACTGGAACAACCACGATGAATTCTTCAAATTCACACGAGGCCGCTTTCTCGTCGATGAAGCCATAAACCGCCGCATGCGCGAGATCCAATTCGACATGAACAGCCTCGCCCGTGTCGCAGCAGAATCAGTCGGAGCCACTCACTGCACCTCCATACAGAAGTACCCCGACGGCATGTTCAACAAGGCCTTTCTCATGTCGATGGACAATGGCCGCGAAGTCGTAGCCAAGGTTCCTAATCCGAATGCTGGTATTCCGCATCTAACGACAGCTAGCGAGGTTGCTACCATGGACTTT GCCAGAAACGTGCTTGAAACACCAGTGCCTCGTGTCTATACATGGAACTCGCATGCACAATCACACCCAGTCGGAGCTgagttcatcatcatggagaaaGCTGCCGGCGTTCCTCTTTCTCATGTCTGGGAGACACTGAAACTACCCCAAAAGCTCCAAGTGCTTCTTGCCATGATAAGTCTACAGAAGAAATGGCTGAGCGTGTCCTTCTCGCATTACGGTAGCTTATACTACGCAAAAGACATCCAAGTATCACCACCAGAAGACACCCACTACACCAAGAACGGCAAAGCCATCAAGCATACACAATTCGCCATCGGCCCTACCACAGGCCGCGATTGGTGTGATGCGAGCCGCTCACGTTTGAATATAGATAGAGGACCAT GGTCCGATATACTGCAATTTCTGCAAGCAGTTGTGACACGAGAAACAAAAGCTATCCAATCCCTGCACCCACCCAAACAACTAGCCCTTTTCTGCGGCCCAAAGCTCTACCAACCATGCCCCCAAACCAAACTCACAACCTTATCCCACTACCTCCAAATTTCCGAATCCCTCATCCCAAAAGACACAGCCCTAACCACCCCTCACCTCTGGCACAACGACCTCCACGAcgacaacatcttcatcGACCCGCAGAACCCCGAAACCATCACTTCCGTAATCGACTGGCAATCAACCCacatctcccccctcttcaccCATAATCCCGATCCGGCCTTCCTCGACTGGGCGGATGGCCTCGAACCCGAGACTCTCGACCTACTACCTAGACCAAATCTCTCCGGTCTCACTCCCCAGGAAAGAGCCGCAGCAGTACGCGAATACACCACCCAGAACTTATTCATCGGATGGCGCAAGCTCACGCGCGCCAAGAACCCAGCTCTATATCGAGCTATCGAGTTCAGAAAGACGCCCGCGTACGGGTTGATATTCCTCGCTCATCGGATGTTCGAGTATGGCAAGGCGCATTTCATGTCGCTGCTGGTTGATATGAAAGATCATTGA
- the pex14 gene encoding putative peroxisomal membrane anchor protein (Pex14) (BUSCO:EOG092643S6;~COG:U;~EggNog:ENOG410PFAY;~InterPro:IPR006785,IPR025655,IPR036388;~PFAM:PF04695;~go_component: GO:0005778 - peroxisomal membrane [Evidence IEA];~go_function: GO:0005515 - protein binding [Evidence IEA];~go_process: GO:0016560 - protein import into peroxisome matrix, docking [Evidence IEA]) — protein sequence MVREELISSAVTFLQDPSVAASPIEKRVAFLQSKNLTKEEIDVALARAGEDPSTAAAAVTASSGYQSPPQQAVYRPPPPPAAGYGYPPYGQWQAPPEPPKRDWRDWFIMATVMGGVGYGLYTITKRYISPLIAPPTPPQLEQDKEHIDEQFNRAFALIEQLSTDTAALKSAEETRTERLDTALREVENLVSDMKNASRRRDDETRRISDEVKSLKDAIPKALEGAREGNETRLKELGAELKSLKVLLGNRLGGSGNSATSPAPGRFSGMSIPTASRPAEESTPAAAAPVNGTPAAPASTEQPSQSAQPSASPSTTSASNSPLSHLGRSASIPAWQMAAANRSKTASPSTPSTSTPDNTASAAPESSAPAS from the exons ATGGTTCGCGAGGAGCTTATCTCCTCTGCT GTCACCT TCCTCCAAGACCCCTCTGTCGCCGCCTCGCCAATTGAGAAGCGAGTCGCATTTCTCCAGTCAAAGAACCTGACTAAAGAAGAGATCGATGTTGCGCTCGCCCGAGCAGGTGAAGATCCGTCTACAGCAGCTGCCGCCGTAACCGCATCATCTGGCTATCAATCGCCTCCCCAACAAGCTGTCTaccgacctcctcctccacctgctgCAGGCTATGGATATCCTCCTTATGGTCAATGGCAGGCTCCGCCAGA GCCCCCGAAACGGGACTGGCGTGACTGGTTCATTATGGCTACGGTGATGGGAGGAGTAGGTTACGGACTTTACACGATCACCAAG CGCTACATCTCACCTTTAATCGcaccccccaccccaccccAGCTCGAACAAGACAAGGAACACATTGATGAGCAATTCAATCGCGCATTTGCCTTGATCGAACAACTGTCCACAGATACTGCCGCACTGAAGTCTGCGGAGGAGACGCGCACAGAACGGCTAGACACCGCCCTGCGGGAAGTTGAGAACCTCGTTTCTGACATGAAGAACGCCTCCCGACGGAGGGACGATGAGACCCGTCGTATCAGCGACGAGGTCAAGTCACTGAAGGATGCGATCCCCAAGGCGCTGGAAGGCGCCCGGGAAGGCAATGAGACACGGTTGAAGGAGCTTGGTGCTGAATTGAAGAGCTTGAAGGTCTTGCTGGGCAATAGACTTGGTGGCAGCGGCAACAGCGCCacctctcctgctcctggaCGGTTCAGCGGTATGAGCATTCCTACTGCTTCTCGACCTGCGGAGGAGTCAACTCCCGCCGCTGCGGCCCCGGTCAATGGTACGCCCGCCGCGCCAGCATCAACCGAGCAGCCCTCTCAATCAGCACAGCCAAGCGCGAGCCCTAGCACTACCTCGGCGAGCAACAGCCCTCTGTCGCACCTGGGCCGTTCTGCTTCCATTCCTGCCTGGCAGATGGCTGCTGCCAACCGCTCCAAGACCGCATCTCCCTCGACCCCTTCCACCAGCACTCCGGACAACACGGCTAGCGCGGCTCCTGAGTCGAGCGCCCCGGCTAGCTGA
- a CDS encoding uncharacterized protein (COG:S;~EggNog:ENOG410PNSG), whose amino-acid sequence MSTRDSYSHSRSHRDRTHSHTRSRTRSRSPNRDPTSRSDRHRSSRHHHHHHRHHHHRHDRHRDHDRDRHRRDRHTSRSKDQAEPAPAAPIVLPFNSRELTKYDLEHYAPMFDMYLDIQKGIIMDDLPEDEVKGRWKSFMRKWNRGELAEGWYDPATLEKARTNIAQMQAQTSTNTGYRGESQQNERGDETRDRDVEGEEDEDDDEYGPVLPSTSGRGGGPSSGPTIPTMQDLELRKELAAEDAIAARQDSRAQYRSELRSHKSEVKYLQEEVAPRAEPGTHERRMEKRQEAAASNRAFAEAKRGGSPEAAPEEELMGSGENDLDSLKKAKEREQRKKNEREIRREELLRARAAEREERLQQYRQKEEETIGWLKTLAKQRFG is encoded by the exons ATGTCCACCCGCGACTCCTACTCCCACTCGCGCTCCCACCGAGATCGCACCCACTCCCACACCCGCTCTCGCACACGCTCACGCTCTCCCAATCGCGATCCTACCTCTAGATCGGACAGAcaccgcagcagcagacatcaccaccaccaccaccgccatcaccatcaccgacaCGACCGCCACCGCGACCATGATCGTGATCGCCACCGCCGTGATCGCCATACCTCCCGCTCAAAAGATCAAGCAGAACCGGCACCAGCAGCCCCCATAGTCCTTCCCTTCAACTCGCGCGAACTCACCAAATATGACCTGGAGCACTACGCCCCTATGTTCGATATGTACCTGGACATTCAGAAGGGGATAATTATGGATGATTtgccggaggatgaggtgaaggGGAGGTGGAAGAGCTTTATGAGGAAATG GAACCGCGGGGAGTTAGCAGAGGGGTGGTATGACCCTGCTACGTTAGAAAAGGCGAGAACGAATATTGCGCAAATGCAGGCGCAGACGAGTACGAATACTGGTTATCGGGGCGAATCGCAACAGAATGAGCGAGGGGATGAGACTCGAGATAGGGAtgttgaaggggaggaagatgaggacgacgatgaatACGGTCCGGTGCTTCCTTCTACATCTGGGCGTGGTGGAGGACCGTCCTCGGGCCCTACAATACCTACGATGCAGGATTTGGAGTTGCGGAAGG AACTAGCAGCCGAAGACGCAATTGCGGCACGTCAGGACTCGCGCGCCCAATATCGCAGCGAACTGCGCTCACACAAGTCCGAGGTCAAATACTTGCAGGAGGAGGTAGCGCCGCGCGCGGAACCGGGGACTCATGAACGACGCATGGAGAAGCGACAGGAGGCTGCGGCGAGTAATCGTGCCTTTGCGGAGGCGAAGCGTGGGGGGTCTCCGGAGGCTGCgccggaggaggagttgaTGGGGTCTGGAGAGAATGATCTGGATTCattgaagaaggcgaaggagagggagcagcggaagaagaatgagcgGGAGATTCGAAGGGAGGAATTACTCCGGGCACGGGCGGCGGAGCGTGAGGAGAGATTGCAACAATATagacagaaggaggaggagacgaTTGGGTGGTTGAAGACGTTGGCTAAGCAGAGATTTGGATGA
- a CDS encoding seipin (COG:S;~EggNog:ENOG410PQV6;~InterPro:IPR009617;~PFAM:PF06775;~TransMembrane:1 (i191-216o);~go_process: GO:0019915 - lipid storage [Evidence IEA]) translates to MIVTSTVAYGVFYYRFIPQAGLERIVHLQFGEGPPWGIASLGSDLVSSLPYDVQVELELPRTPSNLAAGNFMLDLALLSRPFTSAPQDTNTSITTLSHSRRPAILTYASPLVDTASKISFMPFYVLGWHHEAEKLQVPMMERVQFARGSRNIPESLRLELHSSEIMQVYKAKVMFRARFTGLRWVMYNWRLTSFVVFGFLFWSISMASAGLAWLFLASLLSSRDDTSGPVVVKEEDRSATPLIKKEEEEIDEPLSDVPIAESSNAAGKRRAIEPEEAVKEEDEEDDDEEGDVGSADEIALNKYLFEGDAEDGRGEEPLEASGSGTARESAHARGVQRRRSHIIQE, encoded by the exons ATGATCGTCACATCGACGGTCGCGTATGGGGTCTTCTACTACAGGTTCATCCCGCAGGCGGGCCTTGAACGGATTGTTCACTTGCAGTTTGG CGAAGGTCCTCCTTGGGGAATCGCAAGCCTGGGATCAGACCTGGTTTCATCCCTGCCGTACGATGTCCAGGTGGAACTCGAATTACCACGAACACCCTCCAATCTCGCCGCGGGAAATTTCATGCTAGATTTGGCCCTCCTTTCCCGTCCGTTCACGTCTGCTCCGCAGGATACGAACACTTCGATTACGACTCTCTCCCACTCGCGCCGCCCTGCCATTCTTACCTATGCTTCGCCGTTGGTGGACACCGCTAGTAAGATCTCGTTCATGCCGTTTTATGTGCTGGGATGGCACCACGAAGCGGAGAAGCTACAAGTGCCGATGATGGAACGAGTGCAGTTCGCTCGTGGTTCGCGCAACATACCGGAAAGTTTGCGCTTGGAGCTGCACAGCTCGGAGATAATGCAAGTATACAAGGCGAAGGTCATGTTCCGGGCGCGGTTTACGGGCTTGCG CTGGGTCATGTATAACTGGAGACTCACTTCATTCGTTGTCTTCGGGTTCCTGTTCTGGAGCATCAGCATGGCTTCTGCAGGGCTCGCATGGCTATTTTTAGCATCGCTTCTTAGCAGTCGGGATGACACATCCGGTCCTGTTGTTGTTAAGGAGGAGGATCGCAGCGCTACACCCCTcataaagaaagaagaggaggaaattgaCGAGCCGCTTTCCGATGTACCGATTGCGGAATCCTCCAACGCAGCGGGGAAAAGGAGGGCAATAGAGCCTGAGGAGGCCgtgaaggaagaggacgaggaagatgatgacgaggaaggtgatgtgGGAAGTGCAGATGAAATTGCCCTAAACAAATATCTGTTTGAAGGGGACGCAGAAGATGGCCGAGGCGAAGAGCCTCTGGAGGCTTCTGGCTCTGGCACAGCCAGGGAGAGTGCTCACGCCCGAGGAGTGCAGAGACGGCGAAGCCATATAATTCAAGAGTAA